A stretch of the Archangium violaceum genome encodes the following:
- a CDS encoding ABC transporter permease: MFRNLRELYQYRGLLLSLTQRELKARYRNSVLGFLWTFLNPMLHMAVYTLLFSVYMRQKMEAYTYFVFVGLLPWIWFSSSLGAGASAISDRRDLLTKVRFPAQVLPAAVVTTNLINFLLSLPLMLVLGMFFGRFPTWHIVAFPAVMVTQLCVTLALVYLLSALNVTFRDLQQIVANLMTLWFFVTPIFYQATTIPERFRTLAVLANPMAVMVTSYQAIFYEQRLPDPAPLLIWMTIALGLLWVASEIFERRREEFAEFI; the protein is encoded by the coding sequence ATGTTCCGCAACCTCCGAGAACTCTACCAGTACCGGGGCCTCCTGCTGAGCCTGACGCAGCGCGAGCTCAAGGCGCGCTACCGCAATTCGGTACTCGGGTTCCTCTGGACGTTCCTCAACCCGATGCTGCACATGGCGGTCTACACGCTCCTGTTCTCCGTCTACATGCGGCAGAAGATGGAGGCCTACACGTACTTCGTGTTCGTGGGGCTGCTGCCGTGGATCTGGTTCTCCAGCTCCCTGGGCGCCGGGGCCAGTGCGATCAGTGATCGGCGGGATCTGCTCACCAAGGTGCGTTTCCCGGCCCAGGTGCTGCCGGCCGCCGTGGTGACCACCAACCTCATCAACTTCCTGCTGTCCCTGCCGTTGATGCTGGTGTTGGGGATGTTCTTCGGCCGCTTCCCCACCTGGCACATCGTGGCCTTCCCGGCGGTGATGGTGACCCAGCTGTGTGTGACGCTTGCGCTCGTGTATCTGCTCTCCGCGCTCAACGTCACCTTCCGAGACCTGCAGCAGATCGTCGCCAACCTGATGACGCTCTGGTTCTTCGTCACCCCCATCTTCTATCAGGCGACCACCATCCCCGAGCGTTTCCGCACGCTGGCCGTGCTGGCCAACCCCATGGCGGTGATGGTCACATCCTACCAGGCCATCTTCTATGAGCAGCGCCTGCCGGATCCGGCGCCCCTGCTGATATGGATGACCATTGCCCTCGGTCTGCTCTGGGTTGCGTCCGAAATCTTCGAGCGTCGCCGCGAGGAGTTCGCGGAGTTCATCTGA
- a CDS encoding glycosyltransferase family 2 protein — protein sequence MWLGIVLYRNPREELERLVASLAANRETPGTPAFQVRWLDNSPTEALRDVVLALSPEADYRFSGANLGFGAAHNRLMAEAFADPGVRHYVCVNPDGVLHPECLRELVTEAERRPRTGLVEAQLFPDEHPKPYDPETHETPWCSGCVLLVRRELFESMGGFDERFFMYCEDVDLSWRARAAGFSIRVAPRAFVHHYTVTRELSADRERRVRRSAALLGAKYGDLEFARARMKEYLELGGEPFSLPKEPRPPRELARVADFQHLFEFAEPRW from the coding sequence GTGTGGCTCGGTATCGTGCTGTACCGCAACCCCCGCGAGGAGTTGGAGCGGCTCGTCGCCTCGCTGGCCGCGAACCGGGAGACGCCGGGGACGCCGGCCTTCCAGGTGCGATGGTTGGACAACTCGCCCACCGAGGCGCTGCGTGACGTGGTGCTCGCGTTGTCGCCGGAGGCGGATTACCGCTTCTCCGGGGCCAACCTCGGCTTCGGTGCCGCCCACAACCGGCTCATGGCCGAGGCCTTCGCGGATCCCGGGGTGCGCCACTACGTCTGCGTGAATCCGGACGGCGTGCTGCACCCCGAGTGCCTGCGCGAGCTCGTCACGGAGGCGGAGCGGCGGCCCCGCACGGGATTGGTGGAGGCCCAGCTCTTCCCCGACGAGCACCCCAAACCGTACGACCCGGAGACGCACGAGACGCCCTGGTGCTCCGGGTGCGTGCTGCTGGTGCGGCGCGAGCTGTTCGAGTCCATGGGCGGCTTCGACGAGCGCTTCTTCATGTACTGCGAGGACGTGGACCTGTCCTGGCGGGCCCGGGCCGCCGGCTTCTCCATCCGCGTGGCACCCCGGGCCTTCGTGCACCACTACACGGTGACGCGGGAGCTCAGCGCGGATCGCGAGCGCCGTGTGCGCCGCAGCGCGGCCCTGCTCGGCGCCAAGTATGGAGATCTGGAGTTCGCCCGGGCACGCATGAAGGAGTACCTGGAGCTCGGGGGTGAGCCCTTCTCGCTCCCGAAGGAGCCGCGTCCGCCGCGGGAGCTGGCCCGGGTGGCCGACTTCCAGCACCTCTTCGAGTTCGCGGAGCCACGCTGGTGA
- a CDS encoding ABC transporter ATP-binding protein codes for MQAPSKDAIVLRDVVKRFRKSTIRGEYTTFKSELVRWLRGQRRKQDATVIEALRGINLTVPRGKTMGIVGRNGSGKSTLLKLITGIYTPTSGHIELNGRISALLDLGAGFHPDFSGRENILINGVILGMSRAEIRARMDEIIAFSELGDFIDEPVRTYSSGMYMRLAFAVATHVDPEILIIDEILAVGDEHFSRKSMQKMTEFRKSGKTIVIVTHDLGTLERWCDLAAWIDGGRIREVGTPEDVVRHYKQAVRLAEASGLPMHAPALAKDGGALPTLEVSGLRPGSPVVLEFLRLTNARGEEVQAVGTEEGLEFHIGYNAEQPVEELGFSLGLLRADGTLVYRTSTFAEGVQLPRPVSGRGTVRLSIERLGLLAGDYAFEVAARSSNGAIHDERKSACPFSVRATGLDEGLVRPVHRWRLDGIAEAVSVRQVVS; via the coding sequence ATGCAAGCTCCATCCAAGGATGCCATCGTCCTGCGTGACGTGGTGAAGCGCTTCCGGAAGAGCACCATCCGGGGCGAGTACACGACCTTCAAGTCCGAGCTGGTGCGCTGGTTGCGTGGCCAGCGGCGCAAGCAGGATGCCACGGTCATCGAGGCTCTCCGGGGCATCAACCTCACGGTGCCGCGCGGCAAGACGATGGGGATCGTCGGCCGGAACGGCTCGGGCAAGAGCACGCTGCTCAAGCTCATCACCGGCATCTACACGCCGACCTCGGGACACATCGAGCTCAACGGCCGCATCTCCGCGCTGCTGGATCTGGGCGCCGGCTTCCACCCGGACTTCTCCGGTCGGGAGAACATCCTCATCAACGGCGTCATCCTCGGCATGTCGCGCGCGGAGATCCGGGCGCGCATGGATGAGATCATCGCCTTCAGCGAGCTGGGCGACTTCATCGACGAGCCGGTGCGCACGTACTCGAGCGGCATGTACATGCGTCTGGCCTTCGCGGTGGCCACGCACGTGGACCCGGAGATCCTCATCATCGATGAGATCCTCGCGGTGGGCGACGAGCACTTCAGCCGCAAGAGCATGCAGAAGATGACGGAGTTCCGGAAGTCCGGGAAGACGATCGTCATCGTCACGCATGACCTGGGCACGCTCGAGCGCTGGTGCGATCTGGCCGCGTGGATCGACGGCGGGCGCATCCGCGAGGTGGGGACGCCCGAGGATGTCGTCCGGCATTACAAGCAGGCCGTGCGACTCGCGGAGGCCAGCGGCCTGCCCATGCACGCGCCGGCCCTTGCCAAGGACGGAGGTGCCCTGCCGACGTTGGAGGTGTCGGGGCTGCGCCCCGGTTCCCCTGTCGTCCTCGAGTTCCTCCGGCTGACGAATGCCCGGGGCGAGGAAGTGCAGGCGGTGGGTACGGAGGAGGGCCTGGAGTTCCACATCGGCTACAACGCCGAGCAGCCGGTGGAGGAGCTGGGCTTCTCGCTCGGGCTGCTGCGCGCGGATGGCACCCTGGTGTACCGCACCAGTACCTTCGCCGAGGGCGTCCAATTGCCGCGCCCCGTCTCCGGGCGGGGGACGGTGCGGCTGAGCATCGAGCGGCTCGGACTGCTGGCCGGGGACTACGCATTCGAGGTGGCGGCCCGGAGCTCCAACGGGGCCATCCATGACGAGCGCAAGAGCGCCTGCCCGTTCTCGGTGCGTGCCACCGGCTTGGACGAGGGGCTGGTGCGGCCGGTGCACCGCTGGCGGCTGGATGGCATCGCCGAGGCGGTCTCCGTGAGACAGGTCGTCTCTTGA